The following proteins come from a genomic window of Streptomyces sp. Sge12:
- a CDS encoding alpha/beta hydrolase, with translation MTLISGCLALALAGGGAAAYKYGLFSDIGDPVSFGKVQEKAVAAADVPPEVLMPTGPKASFVRTYRLPDGTQIGRTTLTGKKSGFTGDVWVWVPKEYDDPKYAHSGFPVLISLPGGRGYPTNYWGTGPGLGLQQAVSDGAKDGKSLPFILIMPVHNADTKHHFDASDIPGQPRMGTWMVEDIPDFTKANFRTWTSRDGWAFMGSSAGGFGAFKHVLKHPDRFKAAIASGVDIVPDSPLWKGNTQAMDADNPEKLAAKLIAAGGPDVYINFQIGTAETGRDKAEKFMNDFGKGPVHTSLQVIQDGEHNGKSYVRGMREGSLEWISKVMKGPTPDPAVR, from the coding sequence ATGACTCTCATCAGCGGCTGCCTCGCGCTCGCCCTCGCCGGGGGCGGAGCGGCAGCGTACAAGTACGGCCTCTTCTCGGACATAGGGGATCCGGTCTCCTTCGGGAAGGTGCAGGAGAAGGCCGTCGCCGCCGCCGACGTGCCGCCCGAGGTGCTGATGCCTACCGGGCCGAAGGCCTCGTTCGTCCGCACCTACCGGCTGCCGGACGGCACCCAGATCGGCCGGACCACGCTCACCGGCAAGAAGTCCGGCTTCACGGGCGACGTGTGGGTGTGGGTACCCAAGGAGTACGACGACCCGAAGTACGCCCACAGCGGCTTCCCGGTGCTGATCTCCCTGCCCGGCGGCCGCGGCTACCCCACCAACTACTGGGGTACCGGTCCCGGGCTCGGCCTCCAGCAGGCCGTGAGCGACGGGGCCAAGGACGGGAAGAGCCTGCCCTTCATCCTGATCATGCCGGTGCACAACGCCGACACCAAGCACCACTTCGACGCCTCGGACATCCCCGGCCAGCCCAGGATGGGCACCTGGATGGTCGAAGACATCCCGGATTTCACGAAGGCCAATTTCCGGACCTGGACCTCCCGCGACGGGTGGGCCTTCATGGGCTCCTCCGCGGGCGGATTCGGTGCCTTCAAGCACGTGCTGAAGCACCCCGACCGGTTCAAGGCGGCCATCGCGAGCGGGGTCGACATCGTCCCCGACTCCCCGCTGTGGAAGGGAAACACGCAGGCCATGGATGCGGACAACCCGGAGAAGCTCGCCGCGAAGCTGATCGCGGCCGGCGGTCCGGACGTCTACATCAACTTCCAGATCGGTACGGCGGAGACCGGCCGCGACAAGGCCGAGAAGTTCATGAACGACTTCGGGAAGGGCCCCGTGCACACCTCGCTGCAGGTGATCCAGGATGGTGAGCACAACGGAAAGTCGTACGTGCGGGGTATGAGGGAGGGCTCCCTGGAGTGGATCAGCAAGGTGATGAAGGGACCGACACCCGATCCCGCCGTGCGATGA
- a CDS encoding EamA family transporter → MGTSTPVDGRAAAASDATRGRTSGAVWAALAVVYVVWGSTYLGIRIVVETMPPLLSAGARFITAGLLLAAVVAWRYGPAALRATRAQLGSAVLVGLMLVLGGNGLVALAETSVPSGLAALLVAAVPMWVVVLRASTGDRPPRSTLGGVLVGLAGLAVLTGPGFSGSVRLSGVLLVLAASVLWSLGSFSSARLPLPANPFTGSAYQMVAGGTADVIVGLLRGEHRGLDPGAFSTASWLALGYLALIGSLVGFTAYVWLLRAAPLSLVSTYAYVNPVVAVALGALILDEALTWPILVGGGIVVVAVGVIVSTERGRK, encoded by the coding sequence ATGGGCACCTCAACTCCGGTGGACGGCAGGGCCGCCGCGGCCTCCGACGCCACGCGCGGCAGGACATCCGGCGCGGTCTGGGCCGCCCTCGCCGTCGTCTACGTGGTCTGGGGCTCGACCTACCTCGGCATCCGCATCGTCGTCGAGACCATGCCGCCCCTGCTCTCCGCCGGAGCCCGCTTCATCACCGCCGGCCTGCTGCTGGCCGCCGTCGTCGCGTGGCGGTACGGTCCGGCCGCGCTGCGCGCCACCCGCGCGCAGCTCGGCTCGGCGGTCCTGGTCGGCCTGATGCTCGTCCTCGGCGGGAACGGCCTGGTCGCCCTCGCGGAGACCTCGGTGCCCTCCGGTCTCGCCGCGCTGCTGGTGGCGGCGGTGCCGATGTGGGTGGTGGTGCTGCGGGCGAGCACCGGGGACCGGCCCCCGCGGAGCACCCTGGGCGGGGTGCTGGTGGGACTCGCCGGGCTCGCGGTGCTGACCGGCCCCGGGTTCAGCGGGTCGGTGCGCCTGTCGGGGGTGCTGCTGGTGCTGGCGGCTTCGGTCCTGTGGTCGCTGGGCTCGTTCTCCTCGGCGAGGCTGCCGCTGCCGGCCAATCCGTTCACGGGCAGCGCCTACCAGATGGTCGCGGGCGGGACCGCCGACGTGATCGTCGGCCTGCTGCGCGGCGAGCACCGCGGCCTGGACCCGGGGGCGTTCTCCACCGCCTCCTGGCTGGCCCTGGGCTACCTGGCCCTGATCGGCTCGCTCGTCGGGTTCACGGCGTACGTGTGGCTGCTGCGGGCCGCGCCGCTGTCGCTGGTGTCCACGTACGCGTACGTCAATCCGGTCGTCGCCGTCGCGCTCGGTGCGCTGATCCTCGACGAGGCCCTGACCTGGCCGATCCTGGTCGGTGGCGGGATCGTCGTGGTGGCGGTGGGCGTGATCGTCAGTACGGAGCGCGGCAGGAAGTAG
- a CDS encoding trypsin-like serine peptidase — translation MKGASAAAAAGIAVLCAVAFIKAPGDRPVLPFPTVGVLMAGGEHWCTASVVDSPKGNVVATAAHCVAPAGEDGRTGEVAHDGLAIGELSFAPAFSGEGAGTQPLGVWKVRSIHVDDRWTKWGEDTADFAFLTIEPDEDGRSVQEAVGGGAEAPKPEWTSGYERDVTVVGYPESEHNPQNKPVSCTTQTRHDEDDPDMLYMSCAGFWTGTSGSPWIADRGGPDPAGRLIGVLSGGDTDVDSTAALFDEHAKALYERAAGG, via the coding sequence GTGAAGGGGGCATCGGCCGCCGCCGCGGCCGGGATCGCGGTGCTGTGCGCCGTCGCGTTCATCAAGGCGCCCGGCGACCGGCCGGTGCTCCCCTTCCCCACCGTCGGCGTGCTCATGGCGGGCGGCGAGCACTGGTGCACGGCGAGCGTCGTCGACAGCCCCAAGGGCAACGTCGTCGCCACCGCCGCGCACTGCGTGGCCCCCGCGGGCGAGGACGGCCGCACGGGCGAGGTCGCCCACGACGGCCTGGCCATCGGCGAGCTCTCCTTCGCCCCGGCCTTCTCCGGCGAGGGCGCCGGAACCCAGCCGCTGGGGGTGTGGAAGGTCCGTTCGATCCACGTGGACGACCGCTGGACGAAATGGGGCGAGGACACCGCCGACTTCGCCTTCCTCACCATCGAGCCGGACGAGGACGGGCGCAGCGTCCAGGAGGCGGTCGGCGGCGGCGCCGAGGCCCCGAAACCCGAATGGACCTCCGGCTACGAGCGGGACGTGACCGTCGTCGGCTACCCGGAGTCCGAGCACAATCCGCAGAACAAGCCCGTCTCCTGCACGACGCAGACCCGCCACGACGAGGACGACCCCGACATGCTCTACATGAGCTGCGCCGGGTTCTGGACGGGGACCAGCGGCAGTCCCTGGATCGCCGACCGGGGCGGGCCGGACCCCGCCGGCCGGCTGATCGGGGTGCTGAGCGGCGGCGACACCGACGTGGACTCCACGGCCGCACTGTTCGACGAGCACGCGAAGGCCCTGTACGAGCGGGCCGCGGGCGGCTGA
- a CDS encoding threonine synthase, with amino-acid sequence MTHAPPGYVCSEDGTRADVRTAPWGCPVCGGPWDLDFTPDPAAVLEPAAGPNSLWRYGSVLPLPGAFGVSLAEGHTPLVSLAERIHAKLDFLMPTLSFKDRGAVMLVELARRLAPERVVADSSGNAGTSVAAYCARAGLACEVFVPEGTSEKKTAQMRAHGAVVRVIPGGREAAAQAARTAADAPGVFYASHVFNPYFLHGTKTYVYEVWEELGGRLPEALVVPVGNGTLLLGAALAVEELARRGVRPPALIAVQAEAVAPLARAFAAGAEDADPVEQRPTVAEGIAIPAPPRARQILAAVRKSGGTFLTVTDSRLREAQQDLAGRGLFVEPTAAACWAAVGPSAPGDPLQGRTAVLPLCGAGAKSDPTGTPSSG; translated from the coding sequence ATGACGCACGCACCCCCCGGTTACGTCTGCTCAGAGGACGGTACACGCGCGGACGTCCGGACTGCGCCTTGGGGGTGCCCCGTCTGCGGCGGGCCCTGGGACCTCGATTTCACGCCGGATCCGGCCGCGGTGCTGGAACCGGCCGCGGGGCCGAATTCGCTCTGGCGGTACGGGTCCGTGCTGCCCCTGCCGGGGGCGTTCGGCGTCTCACTGGCGGAGGGACACACTCCGCTGGTCTCGCTGGCGGAGCGGATTCACGCCAAACTCGACTTCCTGATGCCCACCCTGTCCTTCAAGGACCGGGGCGCGGTGATGCTCGTGGAACTCGCCCGGCGGCTCGCCCCGGAGCGGGTCGTCGCGGACAGCAGCGGCAACGCCGGGACGTCGGTGGCCGCGTACTGCGCGCGGGCCGGGCTGGCGTGCGAAGTCTTCGTCCCCGAGGGCACGTCGGAGAAGAAAACGGCACAGATGCGGGCGCACGGGGCGGTGGTCCGCGTGATCCCGGGCGGTCGTGAGGCCGCGGCGCAGGCCGCCCGTACGGCGGCGGACGCGCCCGGGGTCTTCTACGCGAGCCACGTGTTCAACCCGTACTTCCTGCACGGGACCAAGACGTACGTGTACGAGGTGTGGGAGGAGCTGGGCGGCCGGCTCCCGGAGGCGCTGGTGGTCCCCGTCGGCAACGGCACCCTGCTGCTCGGGGCGGCGCTGGCCGTGGAGGAACTGGCTCGCCGCGGGGTCAGGCCGCCGGCCCTGATCGCCGTCCAGGCGGAGGCGGTGGCCCCGCTGGCCCGGGCGTTCGCGGCGGGCGCCGAGGACGCCGACCCGGTGGAGCAACGGCCGACCGTGGCCGAGGGCATCGCCATCCCGGCACCGCCCCGCGCCCGCCAGATCCTGGCCGCGGTCCGCAAGTCCGGCGGCACCTTCCTGACCGTCACCGACTCCCGGCTGCGCGAGGCCCAGCAGGATCTGGCCGGCCGCGGCCTCTTCGTCGAGCCGACGGCGGCGGCCTGCTGGGCCGCGGTGGGCCCCTCCGCCCCCGGCGACCCCCTCCAGGGCCGCACGGCGGTCCTCCCCCTCTGCGGCGCAGGCGCCAAATCCGACCCCACCGGCACCCCCTCCAGCGGGTGA
- a CDS encoding isocitrate lyase/PEP mutase family protein translates to MTNNVAPAAKATAAKATAFAALHTPTAPLALANAWDVASARIVEATGAPAVATTSAGVAWSLGSPDGDALARDRALDLVARVVSAVSVPVTADIEGGFGADPAAVGETVTGVIAAGAVGINIEDGHRDPAEQIERLAAARAAADAAGVPLYINARVDTYLRGFGASATRLDDTLARASAYLRAGATGIFVPGVLDPGTVAELAKGIDAPLNVLLGPDAPTVAALGALGVSRVSLGSWVAEAAYALVRRAAEELITDGTYGALAHSLPYSELNSLLKG, encoded by the coding sequence ATGACCAACAACGTTGCTCCCGCCGCCAAGGCCACCGCCGCCAAGGCCACCGCGTTCGCGGCCCTGCACACCCCCACCGCCCCCCTCGCCCTCGCCAACGCCTGGGACGTCGCCAGCGCCCGCATCGTCGAGGCCACCGGCGCCCCCGCCGTCGCCACCACCAGCGCCGGCGTCGCCTGGTCCCTCGGGTCCCCCGACGGCGACGCGCTCGCCCGCGACCGGGCCCTCGACCTCGTCGCCCGGGTGGTCTCCGCCGTCTCCGTCCCCGTCACCGCCGACATCGAGGGCGGCTTCGGCGCCGACCCGGCCGCCGTGGGCGAGACCGTCACCGGGGTCATCGCCGCCGGCGCGGTCGGCATCAACATCGAGGACGGCCACCGCGACCCCGCCGAGCAGATCGAGCGCCTCGCCGCGGCCCGCGCCGCGGCCGACGCCGCCGGGGTACCGCTCTACATCAACGCCCGCGTCGACACCTACCTCCGCGGCTTCGGCGCGAGCGCCACCCGCCTGGACGACACCCTCGCCCGCGCCTCCGCCTACCTCCGCGCGGGCGCCACCGGCATCTTCGTGCCCGGCGTCCTGGACCCGGGCACCGTCGCCGAGCTGGCCAAGGGCATCGACGCGCCCCTCAACGTCCTGCTCGGCCCCGACGCCCCGACCGTCGCCGCTCTCGGCGCCCTCGGCGTGTCCCGCGTGAGCCTCGGCTCCTGGGTCGCCGAGGCCGCGTACGCCCTGGTCCGCCGCGCCGCCGAGGAGCTGATCACCGACGGCACGTACGGGGCGCTCGCGCACTCCCTCCCGTACAGCGAGCTGAACAGCCTGCTCAAGGGCTGA
- a CDS encoding S8 family peptidase, translating to MPVMRHTRRRFAGISATAVVALALGSASALPASAVGGGTAGVVQNAGAPGSIPGSYIVTLKDSAARSTAASGQAVAKRYGAKIDKTYSAALNGYAVKLSEAQAKKLAADPAVTSVVQNRTFTVSTTQPTPPSWGLDRVDQGALPLNQSYSYPDKAGEGVTAYIIDTGVRITHQDFGGRASYGYDAIDNDSTAQDGHGHGTHVAGTVAGGSYGVAKKAKIVGVRVLDNSGNGTTAQVVAGIDWVTRNAVKPAVANMSLGGGADSALDAAVRNSIASGITYAVAAGNESSNASTKSPARVTEAITVGATTSTDARASYSNFGTVLDIFAPGSAITSAWGTGDTATNTINGTSMATPHVAGAAAVYLSQNPASTPTQVATALVGSSTPNVVGGGGTGSPNRLLRVVAQGPVPPGKRFENTADQAVGDNATAESSITVSGVVGNAPSALQVPIDIKHPYIGDLKVDLVAPDGSVYTLHNRANGGDDNIIRTFTVNASAETANGVWKLRVNDNSTGDTGKIDSWALQF from the coding sequence ATGCCCGTGATGCGTCACACCCGCCGGAGATTCGCCGGCATCAGCGCGACCGCGGTCGTGGCCCTCGCGCTCGGATCGGCTTCCGCGCTTCCCGCGTCCGCGGTCGGCGGCGGTACGGCCGGCGTCGTCCAGAACGCCGGAGCCCCGGGGTCCATACCCGGCAGCTACATCGTGACCCTGAAGGACTCCGCGGCCCGGTCCACCGCCGCGAGCGGACAGGCCGTCGCGAAGCGCTACGGCGCGAAGATCGACAAGACCTACAGCGCCGCCCTCAACGGCTACGCCGTCAAGCTCTCCGAGGCGCAGGCCAAGAAGCTCGCCGCCGACCCGGCGGTCACGTCGGTCGTGCAGAACCGCACCTTCACCGTCAGCACCACCCAGCCCACCCCGCCGTCCTGGGGGCTGGACCGTGTCGACCAGGGCGCGCTGCCGCTGAACCAGAGCTACAGCTACCCGGACAAGGCCGGTGAGGGCGTCACCGCCTACATCATCGACACCGGTGTCCGCATCACCCACCAGGACTTCGGCGGCCGCGCCTCCTACGGCTACGACGCCATCGACAACGACAGCACCGCCCAGGACGGCCACGGCCACGGCACGCACGTCGCCGGCACGGTCGCGGGCGGCTCGTACGGCGTGGCCAAGAAGGCCAAGATCGTCGGCGTCCGCGTCCTCGACAACAGCGGCAACGGTACGACGGCCCAGGTCGTCGCGGGCATCGACTGGGTGACGCGCAACGCCGTCAAGCCGGCCGTGGCCAACATGTCGCTGGGCGGCGGCGCGGACTCCGCGCTCGACGCGGCGGTGCGCAACTCGATCGCCTCCGGCATCACCTACGCGGTGGCCGCGGGCAACGAGTCCTCCAACGCCTCGACCAAGTCCCCGGCCCGCGTCACCGAGGCCATCACGGTCGGCGCCACCACCAGCACCGACGCGCGGGCGAGCTACTCCAACTTCGGCACCGTGCTGGACATCTTCGCGCCGGGCTCCGCCATCACCTCCGCGTGGGGCACCGGGGACACCGCCACCAACACGATCAACGGCACGTCGATGGCCACGCCGCACGTGGCCGGCGCGGCCGCGGTGTACCTCTCGCAGAACCCGGCCAGCACCCCGACCCAGGTGGCCACGGCCCTGGTCGGCTCGTCCACCCCGAACGTGGTGGGCGGCGGCGGTACGGGTTCCCCCAACCGCCTGCTCCGCGTCGTCGCCCAGGGCCCCGTCCCGCCGGGCAAGCGCTTCGAGAACACCGCCGACCAGGCGGTGGGCGACAACGCGACCGCCGAGTCGTCCATCACCGTCAGCGGTGTCGTGGGCAACGCCCCGTCGGCGCTGCAGGTCCCGATCGACATCAAGCACCCGTACATCGGTGACCTCAAGGTGGACCTGGTCGCGCCCGACGGCAGCGTCTACACGCTGCACAACCGTGCCAACGGCGGCGACGACAACATCATCAGGACCTTCACCGTGAACGCCTCGGCGGAGACGGCGAACGGCGTCTGGAAGCTGCGCGTGAACGACAACTCGACCGGCGACACCGGGAAGATCGACTCCTGGGCGCTGCAGTTCTGA